AAGCATTTAAAAATAATAAGTTATATATTTACCTGTGTCAGATCATAAAAAATATAAAAATCAATGTTGATGTTGTGGATAAACTAGCTTCATAATGGCAGTCTTAACTTGGATTTGATGCTTAATTTCTGCTCCATTTTGGTGAGCGGGAATATTATTGGGGGTTGCCGTGTATTTGTCGGTTTGGCAAAGCTGTCTTTACGTTTTACAAGATGAACTGCCATCACAACAATTTAGTATGTGGGTGCGTCCGCTACAGGCAGAAAGCACTGAAGATACCCTCACTATTTATGCGCCTAACCGCTTTGTGCTTGATTGGGTGCGTGAAAAATACCTAAACCGTATTAACGAGTTATTAATTGAGATTTGTGGTGACGAAGCGCCGGAATTACGTTTTGAAGTTGGCAGTACGGTTAATATTAGCAAACCCGCAGCACCACAAACACCAGCGCAAGAAAAAGCAGCAGTTGAAGCGCCCGTTAAAAAAGAAAACAAAGCGCCTGTTGAGCCTGCACCTAAAAACATGCCTAAATCAAATATCAAAGAAAACTATACCTTTGATAGCTTTGTTGAAGGTAAATCGAACCAACTAGCAAAAGCTGCAGCAACGCAGGTTGCTGATAACCCTGGTTCGGCCTTTAACCCTGTTTTTATTTATGGTGGCACAGGTTTAGGTAAAACCCACTTATTACATGCTGTCGGTAATGGCATCTTAGATAAAAAAGAGAATGCAAAAATTGTTTATATGCACTCTGAGCGTTTCGTACAAGATATGGTAAAAGCGCTGCAAAATAATGCGATTGAAGAATTTAAACGTTATTACCGTAGCGTTGACGCATTACTTATCGATGATATTCAGTTTTTTGCTAATAAAGAACGTTCACAAGAAGAGTTCTTTCATACCTTTAATGCATTATTAGAAGGTAACCAACAAATTATTTTAACCTCAGACCGCTATCCAAAAGAAATTGAAGGGGTAGAGGATCGCCTTAAATCGCGATTTGGCTGGGGTTTAACTATTGCGATTGAGCCGCCAGAGCTTGAAACGCGCGTCGCCATCTTGATGAAGAAGGCGCAGCAAAGCCAAATTAAATTACCTGAAGAAGTAGCATTCTTTATTGCCAAGCGTTTGCGTTCTAACGTACGTGAACTAGAAGGGGCATTAAACCGCGTAATTGCCAATGCTAATTTTACCGGTAGGCCAATTACTATCGACTTTGTAAAAGAAGCGCTGCGTGATTTACTCGCATTACAAGATAAACTGGTAACGATCGATAATATTCAAAGAACAGTCGCAGAGTACTACCGTATTCGCGTTTCTGACTTATTATCAAAACGTCGCAGTCGTTCAGTTGCAAGGCCACGCCAAGTTGCAATGGCATTATCAAAAGAATTAACCAATCACAGTTTGCCTGAAATCGGCGATGCGTTTGGCGGACGAGATCATACAACCGTGCTACATGCATGTAGAAAAGTGAAGTCACTTCGTGAAGAATCTCACGAAGTAAAAGAAGATTATCAAAACTTGATTAGAACTTTGTCATCTTAGGACGAGTACAGCATGAAAATTACTATTTCGCGCGAGCAATTTTTACAACCTTTAATGCAGGTTTCAGGGGCGATTGAGCGCAAACATACGTTACCGATTCTATCTAATGTGTTGTTAGAGGTAAAAGAAGGTGTACTTTATTTCACAGGTACCGATCTTGAAATAGAACTTGTAGCAAGTGTGGTATTAGCCGAACCAGTAGCAGACTGTAAGCTTACATTACCGGCTAAAAAGCTATTGGACATTTGTAAGAGCTTGCCTGATGGTTCTGATATCACGCTAACGATTCAAGACGCACAAGTGTTACTTACGTCTGGAAAAAGTCGTTTTTCATTAGCGACATTAGCGGCGGAAGACTTTCCTAATTTAGAAAACTGGGATAGCGAAGTAACCCTTAACCTAACGCGTTTAGAACTTAGAAAGTTACTTGAGAGTACAAGTTTTTCTATGGCAAATCAAGATGTTAGATACTATCTGAATGGTATGTCACTGGAAATCGAAAACGATGTAGTTAAAACGGTTGCAACCGATGGCCACCGTTTAGCATTAGCGCAAAAACCATTAGAAGCATCACTTAATACTCAACGACAGGTAATTATTCCACGTAAAGGCGTACAAGAAATTATGCGCTTATTGATTGCTGACGATGAAGTTGTTGAAATTCAGTTAGGCGCTAATCATGTTCGTATTATCGACCAAGCATTTATCTTTACATCTAAATTAGTTGATGGTCGTTTCCCTGATTATCGTCGCGTATTACCACGTGGTGGTGACAAACAAATTGTGGCTAATCGCGAGTGGTTACGCAGCGCATTTGCCCGAGTATCGATCCTTTCAAACGAAAAATTCCGCGGTGTAAGGTTAAACCTTACTTCAGGCGAGTTAACGATTTCTGCCAATAACC
This region of Pseudoalteromonas spongiae UST010723-006 genomic DNA includes:
- the dnaA gene encoding chromosomal replication initiator protein DnaA, whose product is MYLSVWQSCLYVLQDELPSQQFSMWVRPLQAESTEDTLTIYAPNRFVLDWVREKYLNRINELLIEICGDEAPELRFEVGSTVNISKPAAPQTPAQEKAAVEAPVKKENKAPVEPAPKNMPKSNIKENYTFDSFVEGKSNQLAKAAATQVADNPGSAFNPVFIYGGTGLGKTHLLHAVGNGILDKKENAKIVYMHSERFVQDMVKALQNNAIEEFKRYYRSVDALLIDDIQFFANKERSQEEFFHTFNALLEGNQQIILTSDRYPKEIEGVEDRLKSRFGWGLTIAIEPPELETRVAILMKKAQQSQIKLPEEVAFFIAKRLRSNVRELEGALNRVIANANFTGRPITIDFVKEALRDLLALQDKLVTIDNIQRTVAEYYRIRVSDLLSKRRSRSVARPRQVAMALSKELTNHSLPEIGDAFGGRDHTTVLHACRKVKSLREESHEVKEDYQNLIRTLSS
- the dnaN gene encoding DNA polymerase III subunit beta, with protein sequence MKITISREQFLQPLMQVSGAIERKHTLPILSNVLLEVKEGVLYFTGTDLEIELVASVVLAEPVADCKLTLPAKKLLDICKSLPDGSDITLTIQDAQVLLTSGKSRFSLATLAAEDFPNLENWDSEVTLNLTRLELRKLLESTSFSMANQDVRYYLNGMSLEIENDVVKTVATDGHRLALAQKPLEASLNTQRQVIIPRKGVQEIMRLLIADDEVVEIQLGANHVRIIDQAFIFTSKLVDGRFPDYRRVLPRGGDKQIVANREWLRSAFARVSILSNEKFRGVRLNLTSGELTISANNPEQEQAEETVEVMYQGPDLEIGFNVSYLLEVLNTIKTEDVLFTLLDSNSSALIEGQGDEGAMYVVMPMRL